In a single window of the Acidobacteriota bacterium genome:
- the atpB gene encoding F0F1 ATP synthase subunit A, whose translation MFLFAEGGHHTPLIVQFVNHYLGEPVHQFQVKYTEPLWNEYVFKHVGTTAANVFGPYTAENAIPWYTIMFIIACILTVVIVNILKGKLSSEDPGSGQLTLEAGFLAIKGMITSIIGDKGFRHFPVVATFAVLILVSNLMGHFPLFMSPTASVNVTFALGISSFVYYNYIGISENGLFGHIAHFAGPKLPMLMLPITVLIFFIEIISNSIRPLTLGVRLFANLYADEMVFLEISNLAPPFTHFLVPLVITFLGVFVAFVQAFVFTLLSMIYISEVSHHGHDHDDHHEEETHGEPAAAAAHA comes from the coding sequence ATGTTTTTATTTGCAGAAGGCGGACATCACACACCACTGATCGTTCAATTCGTCAACCATTATCTTGGCGAACCGGTTCATCAATTTCAGGTCAAATATACCGAACCGCTGTGGAACGAATATGTTTTTAAACACGTCGGCACGACCGCTGCGAACGTATTCGGACCGTACACAGCAGAGAACGCGATCCCTTGGTACACGATAATGTTCATTATCGCCTGTATCCTTACTGTCGTCATCGTGAACATTCTTAAGGGCAAGCTTTCTTCGGAAGACCCTGGCAGCGGCCAGCTTACGCTTGAGGCCGGTTTTTTGGCGATCAAAGGGATGATCACGAGCATCATCGGTGATAAAGGTTTCAGGCATTTTCCGGTGGTTGCGACATTCGCAGTACTGATCCTGGTCTCGAACCTGATGGGGCATTTTCCGCTATTCATGTCGCCGACCGCTTCGGTCAACGTAACTTTTGCGCTCGGTATCTCGTCGTTCGTTTATTACAACTACATCGGCATCAGTGAGAATGGCCTTTTCGGTCATATTGCCCACTTTGCGGGTCCGAAACTGCCTATGCTGATGCTGCCGATCACTGTGCTGATCTTTTTTATCGAGATCATCAGTAACTCGATCAGGCCTTTGACGCTCGGTGTTCGTCTGTTTGCGAATCTTTATGCGGACGAGATGGTGTTCCTCGAAATATCGAACCTGGCACCGCCGTTCACACATTTTCTTGTTCCTTTGGTGATCACGTTTCTTGGGGTTTTCGTGGCATTCGTACAGGCTTTCGTATTTACGCTGCTTTCGATGATCTACATCAGCGAGGTCAGTCACCACGGCCACGACCACGACGATCATCACGAAGAAGAGACCCATGGCGAGCCCGCTGCTGCGGCCGCTCATGCATAA
- a CDS encoding ATP synthase F0 subunit C produces the protein MNKFKYVLFSTLAIAMMSVAAMAQGGAADNESTVSAAKAIGGGIGFGLAAGLAGIAQGLVGSRAAEGAARNPGAAGTVQTMMIIALALIESLVLFALLIVFVKL, from the coding sequence ATGAATAAGTTCAAATACGTTCTTTTTTCGACGCTCGCTATCGCTATGATGTCGGTTGCGGCAATGGCACAGGGCGGCGCTGCTGATAACGAATCGACCGTCAGCGCTGCAAAAGCGATCGGCGGCGGCATCGGCTTCGGCCTGGCTGCGGGTCTTGCAGGTATCGCACAGGGCCTCGTCGGCTCACGTGCGGCAGAGGGTGCTGCACGCAATCCCGGCGCAGCCGGTACCGTTCAGACGATGATGATCATTGCGCTCGCTCTGATCGAATCGCTCGTCCTTTTTGCTTTGCTTATCGTTTTCGTCAAGCTCTAA
- a CDS encoding protein kinase encodes MAEFEGKLVADKYRVGELIREGSTGDIYSGIHEITGDPVLMALLPQALSMDPRLAEPFTRNARRFAGISHDNILRITDFGTDSAGIAYIVYEAGGPRTLLDLLKEAPIAQERALRVAAQIADALKAAHAAGIAYSSLGPSSILLQHDELGRDTVKLFAGGGEIDLPNSAGSSSPYSAPERLRGQPASAGSDIYSLGVLLYEMLSGARPFEGSNAAELLTKIAAGPPPLTTFRRDLHPSVEPIVMTAIAATPEERYASAELLAEDIRRILGTEKAVAAATGSKGVWKTAAISLVGIAVLASGLIYATYTRQTDPTVQLEADPASLPVQPIGPATGALEDDLARKMPMSDAEILMSTSVDLLPGGDGYNPWANGGAPPPGAPLNSVLPPGAYVQPGQVYTIDPNSGSQFMPNESGIVLVPVPANNVTPAASPTPRTLGDANTQPTPNTVQTPRPLMTPQPRETPAANPVNRGRQPAANTKPPDPESDEN; translated from the coding sequence ATGGCCGAATTTGAAGGAAAATTGGTGGCGGATAAATATCGCGTCGGCGAGCTTATACGAGAGGGCTCGACGGGCGACATCTATTCGGGAATTCATGAGATAACCGGCGATCCGGTCCTGATGGCGTTACTGCCCCAAGCCCTCTCGATGGATCCGCGTCTGGCAGAGCCGTTCACCCGCAACGCAAGGCGCTTCGCGGGTATCTCGCACGACAATATCCTGCGCATTACGGATTTCGGCACCGACTCTGCCGGGATCGCATACATTGTCTATGAAGCCGGCGGCCCGAGAACACTCTTAGATCTCCTGAAAGAAGCACCTATAGCTCAAGAAAGAGCCCTTCGCGTCGCGGCACAAATAGCTGATGCATTGAAGGCTGCACATGCCGCCGGGATCGCTTACAGCTCTCTCGGCCCTTCGTCCATTCTTCTGCAGCACGACGAGCTAGGCCGCGATACGGTCAAATTATTCGCAGGCGGCGGCGAGATCGACCTTCCGAATTCCGCAGGGTCATCATCACCGTATTCTGCCCCTGAACGGCTCAGAGGCCAGCCTGCGAGTGCAGGAAGCGACATTTATTCGCTAGGCGTCCTTTTATACGAAATGTTGAGCGGTGCACGGCCATTTGAAGGCAGCAACGCAGCAGAGCTCCTGACCAAGATCGCAGCGGGCCCGCCGCCGCTGACGACCTTCAGACGTGACTTGCATCCCTCGGTCGAACCGATCGTAATGACGGCGATTGCCGCAACACCCGAAGAGCGTTATGCCTCGGCAGAATTGCTCGCTGAAGATATCCGCCGCATTCTCGGCACCGAAAAAGCCGTTGCTGCGGCAACAGGCAGCAAAGGCGTTTGGAAGACCGCGGCCATCTCTCTGGTGGGAATTGCCGTTCTTGCGTCGGGGTTGATATACGCGACATACACGCGGCAAACAGACCCGACGGTTCAGCTTGAGGCTGATCCCGCCAGCTTGCCTGTCCAGCCGATCGGGCCCGCAACGGGCGCTCTCGAGGATGATCTGGCGAGAAAGATGCCGATGTCCGATGCAGAGATCTTGATGTCAACGTCAGTAGATCTTCTTCCTGGAGGAGACGGCTACAATCCGTGGGCGAACGGCGGTGCACCTCCGCCGGGTGCACCTTTGAATTCGGTTCTTCCGCCGGGTGCGTACGTGCAGCCCGGTCAGGTTTATACAATTGATCCCAATTCCGGAAGCCAGTTCATGCCGAATGAAAGCGGCATTGTCCTGGTACCCGTTCCGGCCAATAATGTCACCCCTGCGGCTTCACCGACACCTAGAACTCTAGGTGATGCGAACACGCAGCCGACACCAAATACGGTACAAACCCCGCGGCCTTTGATGACCCCGCAGCCGCGTGAAACGCCTGCGGCAAACCCTGTGAACCGCGGCAGACAGCCGGCAGCCAATACAAAACCGCCTGATCCGGAATCAGATGAGAATTAG
- a CDS encoding sulfite exporter TauE/SafE family protein, translating into MSTQAIIILTAVFLITGAIGIVTGSNSLITVPLMFQFGIEPRVAVATNMFALVFMALGGTIPFLRNGDISRAKVTPLAAITFFASALGALIVSSIGDASIRVIVSAAMIAVAIFILVVGEPSDAAKGRFGPMRLPAVYLLTFGLGVYGGLFSGGYVTILTAVLVGIYGMKYSEAIASTKLINVVSSGVATAVFMWQGLVDYKLGLTLGAAMFIGGYAGATVVTKINDLWLKRIFLTAVFLLAAKTVYDLILI; encoded by the coding sequence TTGTCCACGCAGGCCATCATCATCCTCACCGCGGTCTTTCTGATCACCGGGGCTATTGGCATCGTTACCGGCAGCAATTCGCTCATAACCGTGCCGTTGATGTTCCAGTTCGGCATAGAGCCTCGCGTTGCGGTCGCGACCAATATGTTCGCCCTCGTATTCATGGCGCTTGGAGGCACGATCCCGTTTCTCAGGAACGGCGATATTTCGCGAGCGAAAGTAACCCCGCTCGCGGCGATAACATTCTTTGCGTCGGCCCTCGGAGCACTTATTGTAAGTTCGATCGGCGATGCTTCGATAAGGGTCATTGTCAGTGCGGCCATGATCGCGGTCGCTATTTTTATTCTAGTTGTGGGTGAGCCGTCCGATGCCGCGAAAGGACGTTTCGGACCAATGAGGCTGCCGGCCGTATATCTCCTGACCTTTGGGTTAGGCGTCTACGGCGGACTGTTCAGCGGCGGATACGTTACCATACTTACCGCGGTGCTTGTCGGTATCTACGGCATGAAATATTCCGAGGCCATTGCTTCGACCAAGCTGATAAACGTCGTTTCATCAGGCGTCGCGACAGCCGTCTTCATGTGGCAGGGACTGGTGGACTATAAACTAGGGCTGACCCTGGGGGCTGCGATGTTCATCGGCGGTTACGCGGGTGCCACCGTTGTTACCAAGATCAACGATCTTTGGTTAAAGCGGATCTTCCTCACCGCCGTTTTCCTGTTGGCCGCAAAGACGGTCTACGACCTAATTCTCATCTGA
- a CDS encoding TonB-dependent receptor — protein MKSMTRLLVVTFATMLLSAAAFGQTINGIISGIVVDETGAVVPGASVTARNPQTGFTRTVTTDGDGSFRVVGLPVASYNVRVEKQGFKTSVSENILATVGSDTGLRLTLQTGEITAVVQVTSSGEVLDTTQGQVVKTVSQVQIAELPGQNTLNGLALLNPGVLPNQNGRPGSGFAVNGNRTRSNNFTIDGANNNDQSLSIPRQALPFGALEEFTIVTNTPKAEFGRNAGSYVNQITKSGTNRFSGEGFWTWGGNGLDALTTAQQRSFNANVATLGEQRALRNARSVTVNNAYGFVFGGPIKKDHTFFFTSMDWNDFRQTVSSAARQAFSPLAIQRLQYAGRTGVVPQALTFITANYPVANDPTSQGSLTLTGTTALATCPANDPTDCNVLPLQVFNRARDAGIPYGTDFGRYMFKVNTRFNKNDNFSVRYLYDKSVNPGAPATLVGQEIGQTVKNDSFTVNDSYIINSRWLNEARFTFSRRDITFPENLPFAFSIGGSGVLTRGNANFPQFRNDKVYEFTDNVSYNRSNHAVKFGYNMLIYKLASFFAPNFRGTVSYGSIVNFLTDTNASYSRYAGDGLTDATTYEHSFFVQDDWRVNPDLNVNLGLRYEYITTPYGFFSNAKPDVNNFGPRFGIAWNPKDWFDGRMVLRGGFGISYDQVFQNVLLNNSRNFPRGVNVAFTNITGQLPFVNLPTAPTPQQFTGDPLLLPVRLFAPNERVRQPMSTQWTLSMQYQLNNDWVAKMEYIGNIGRNLIREVESNYGFTVAAGGTGLRLDPTRGSILIGQGIADSSYNSGQFTLERRFSRLSLGGFNFGDMVFNANYTWSVFMSESDDVLGGQANRTLPADPRNPKLDRARSGFDQPHRFVTNFVWRVRDFVSRGDSIGSKIADSFANGWTISAVGTYASGTPFSVLNANNALGILPGQISTVEGSQRVSVNPQGQYPLVSTPTSPNPNAYFIVNNANSGILGNLGANTERTGDTQNWNMAASKNFRTFGERQALQIRMDVFNVFNRRNFTVNPANSIGNTVNTTTFLNLGFTNVGGRGFTFGARYTF, from the coding sequence ATGAAGAGTATGACAAGACTTTTGGTCGTCACTTTCGCCACCATGCTGCTCAGCGCAGCCGCATTTGGCCAGACGATCAACGGTATCATCTCGGGTATCGTCGTAGACGAGACCGGCGCGGTTGTGCCGGGAGCATCGGTTACGGCACGCAACCCGCAAACGGGTTTTACCCGTACAGTGACCACTGACGGCGACGGTTCGTTCCGTGTCGTCGGCCTTCCGGTCGCTTCGTATAACGTCCGTGTTGAAAAGCAGGGCTTCAAAACCTCGGTTAGCGAGAACATTCTTGCGACCGTGGGTTCTGACACCGGCCTTCGCCTGACGCTTCAGACCGGCGAGATCACCGCGGTTGTCCAAGTGACGTCCAGCGGTGAGGTGCTCGACACCACACAGGGCCAGGTCGTCAAGACCGTCAGCCAGGTTCAGATCGCGGAGCTTCCGGGACAGAACACCCTCAACGGACTTGCTCTGTTGAACCCGGGCGTTCTGCCGAACCAGAATGGCCGTCCGGGATCCGGTTTTGCTGTTAACGGCAACCGCACCCGTTCGAACAACTTCACCATTGACGGTGCGAACAACAACGACCAGTCGTTGTCCATTCCCCGTCAGGCACTGCCGTTCGGAGCTCTCGAAGAGTTCACGATCGTAACCAACACCCCGAAAGCAGAGTTTGGCCGCAACGCCGGCTCGTACGTCAACCAGATCACCAAATCCGGAACGAACCGTTTTTCGGGCGAAGGTTTCTGGACTTGGGGCGGCAACGGACTCGATGCACTTACCACAGCTCAGCAGCGCAGCTTTAACGCTAACGTCGCAACGCTCGGCGAACAGCGTGCGCTCCGCAATGCTCGCAGCGTCACGGTGAACAATGCATACGGATTCGTTTTCGGCGGTCCGATCAAGAAGGATCACACCTTCTTCTTCACCAGCATGGACTGGAATGATTTTCGCCAAACGGTCAGCTCGGCTGCACGTCAGGCTTTCTCACCGCTCGCGATCCAGCGTTTGCAGTATGCCGGCCGAACTGGAGTCGTTCCGCAGGCGCTAACATTCATCACCGCGAACTATCCTGTCGCTAACGATCCGACGTCACAGGGTTCGCTTACTCTGACAGGTACGACCGCGCTGGCCACTTGCCCGGCAAATGACCCGACGGATTGTAATGTACTTCCGCTGCAGGTATTCAACCGTGCACGTGATGCGGGTATTCCGTATGGAACTGATTTTGGACGTTATATGTTCAAGGTGAACACCCGTTTCAACAAGAACGACAACTTCTCGGTCCGGTATCTGTATGACAAGAGCGTCAATCCCGGCGCTCCTGCTACGCTTGTCGGTCAAGAGATCGGTCAGACGGTCAAGAACGATTCGTTCACTGTCAACGATTCGTACATCATCAACTCGCGTTGGTTGAATGAAGCCCGCTTCACGTTCAGCCGCCGTGACATCACCTTCCCGGAAAATCTGCCTTTCGCATTTTCGATCGGCGGTTCGGGCGTTCTTACTCGCGGTAACGCAAACTTCCCGCAGTTCAGGAACGACAAGGTGTATGAGTTCACTGATAACGTTTCGTACAACCGTTCGAACCACGCAGTCAAATTCGGCTACAACATGCTGATCTACAAATTGGCCAGCTTCTTTGCACCGAACTTCCGCGGCACGGTTTCCTACGGCAGCATCGTCAACTTCCTGACCGATACGAATGCTTCGTACTCGCGCTATGCAGGCGATGGCCTGACGGACGCAACGACCTATGAGCATTCATTCTTCGTTCAGGATGACTGGCGTGTTAACCCGGACCTCAACGTCAACCTCGGCCTCCGTTATGAATACATAACGACGCCTTACGGCTTCTTCTCGAACGCCAAGCCGGATGTCAACAACTTTGGCCCCCGCTTTGGTATCGCTTGGAACCCGAAAGACTGGTTCGACGGCCGTATGGTTCTCCGCGGCGGCTTCGGTATCTCGTATGACCAGGTGTTCCAGAACGTTCTGCTCAACAACTCGCGTAACTTCCCGCGTGGTGTGAACGTTGCGTTCACGAACATTACCGGACAGCTTCCTTTCGTTAACCTGCCTACGGCTCCGACGCCGCAGCAGTTCACGGGCGATCCGCTTCTTTTGCCGGTTCGTCTGTTCGCTCCGAACGAGCGCGTAAGGCAGCCGATGTCGACGCAGTGGACGCTCAGCATGCAGTATCAGTTGAACAACGACTGGGTTGCCAAGATGGAATACATCGGCAACATCGGCCGCAATCTGATCCGCGAAGTTGAGTCCAACTACGGCTTCACGGTAGCAGCCGGCGGAACGGGCCTCAGGCTCGATCCGACCCGCGGTTCGATCCTGATCGGACAGGGCATAGCTGATTCGTCATACAACAGCGGCCAGTTCACGCTTGAGCGTCGCTTCTCGCGTTTGAGCCTCGGCGGCTTCAACTTTGGCGACATGGTGTTCAACGCGAACTACACGTGGAGCGTGTTCATGAGCGAATCGGATGACGTACTCGGCGGACAGGCCAACAGAACGCTGCCTGCCGATCCGCGTAATCCGAAACTCGACCGTGCACGTTCGGGATTCGATCAGCCGCATAGGTTCGTAACGAACTTCGTCTGGCGCGTCCGTGATTTTGTTAGCCGCGGCGACAGCATCGGCAGCAAGATCGCTGACAGCTTCGCAAACGGCTGGACGATCTCGGCCGTCGGTACCTATGCTTCGGGAACTCCGTTCTCAGTGCTGAACGCCAACAATGCTCTCGGCATCCTGCCGGGACAGATCTCGACCGTTGAAGGTTCACAGCGTGTATCGGTCAATCCGCAGGGACAATATCCCTTGGTTTCGACCCCGACCTCGCCGAACCCGAATGCATACTTCATCGTGAACAATGCGAACTCGGGCATCCTCGGCAACCTCGGTGCAAACACCGAGCGTACGGGCGACACGCAGAACTGGAATATGGCGGCGAGCAAGAACTTCCGCACGTTCGGTGAAAGACAGGCACTCCAGATCCGTATGGATGTCTTTAACGTCTTTAACCGCCGCAACTTTACCGTGAACCCGGCAAACTCTATCGGCAACACGGTGAACACCACCACGTTCCTGAATCTCGGATTCACCAACGTTGGCGGACGCGGATTCACGTTCGGTGCACGTTACACCTTCTAA
- a CDS encoding sigma-54-dependent Fis family transcriptional regulator: MAKKGNILVVDDEEIMRDVLEAILSGAGYKVELARTGEDAVAAYSERPFDVVLMDVSMPGIGGLTALEELIKQDPEAVILMVTAYATFDTAISAWEKGAAGVIRKPFQNEQILALVAKGIKSRRKEEERQNLRQAMSRSVKREGFIGRSEVMEEIFRLVDRVAPARSTVLITGESGTGKELVAKAIHEASPRANGPFVVVNCSNIPSELLESELFGHTKGAFTGAIAAKKGLFEVADTGTIFLDEIGDLRPETQVRLLRVIQEREFIPVGDTNAVKVDVRIVAATNVDLKEAVRNGQFREDLYFRLSVVPLELPPLRDRREDILPLVQFFIRKYAQENGREISENLAPEVLSLLESYNYPGNVRELENIIERAIVIAPGNEITTDCLTPEVRDPELALKLFASSAGVSDEIDIAKGINFYDEVRKYEIDLIRRALKQTGGHQSRAARLLGLNATTLNSKIKSYNIQIEN; this comes from the coding sequence ATGGCAAAGAAGGGGAACATCCTTGTCGTCGATGACGAAGAGATAATGCGCGATGTGCTTGAAGCGATACTCTCAGGTGCGGGGTATAAGGTCGAGCTCGCCCGCACCGGCGAGGACGCAGTAGCTGCTTATTCGGAAAGGCCCTTCGACGTTGTTCTGATGGATGTTTCGATGCCGGGAATCGGCGGCCTTACCGCTTTGGAGGAACTGATCAAGCAGGATCCGGAAGCTGTGATCCTAATGGTGACGGCATATGCGACCTTTGATACCGCCATATCGGCTTGGGAAAAAGGTGCAGCAGGCGTTATCCGCAAGCCCTTCCAAAATGAACAGATACTTGCACTTGTTGCCAAAGGAATAAAGAGCCGCAGAAAAGAAGAAGAACGGCAAAACCTTCGACAGGCGATGTCCCGATCGGTCAAGCGGGAAGGCTTCATCGGGCGTTCTGAGGTGATGGAAGAGATCTTCCGGCTGGTCGATCGCGTAGCTCCTGCCCGCTCAACGGTTCTGATCACAGGCGAAAGCGGAACGGGAAAAGAACTGGTCGCAAAGGCTATTCACGAGGCCAGCCCGCGCGCAAACGGCCCTTTTGTAGTTGTCAATTGTTCAAATATTCCGTCCGAACTGCTTGAATCAGAGCTTTTCGGCCACACCAAGGGAGCGTTTACCGGGGCTATAGCAGCCAAGAAAGGGCTTTTTGAGGTCGCGGATACCGGGACCATCTTCCTTGACGAGATCGGCGATCTGCGGCCGGAGACACAGGTTCGTCTTCTGAGAGTGATACAGGAACGGGAGTTTATTCCCGTCGGCGACACCAATGCAGTGAAGGTCGATGTCCGTATCGTTGCGGCGACGAATGTCGATCTGAAAGAGGCGGTCCGAAATGGCCAGTTTCGCGAAGATCTTTATTTTCGGCTCTCAGTTGTGCCTTTGGAATTGCCGCCGCTTCGCGACCGGCGCGAGGATATTCTCCCGCTTGTTCAGTTCTTCATTAGAAAATATGCGCAGGAGAACGGACGAGAAATTTCCGAAAATCTCGCACCGGAAGTTCTTTCGCTGCTTGAAAGCTACAATTATCCGGGAAACGTCCGCGAGCTTGAGAACATTATCGAACGGGCTATCGTCATCGCACCTGGAAATGAGATAACTACGGACTGCCTGACTCCTGAGGTTCGCGACCCGGAACTTGCTCTGAAGCTCTTTGCGTCATCAGCAGGCGTTTCCGACGAGATCGACATCGCAAAGGGAATAAACTTCTACGACGAGGTCAGGAAGTACGAGATCGATCTGATACGCCGTGCGCTGAAGCAAACCGGCGGCCATCAGTCTCGGGCTGCAAGGCTCTTGGGGCTAAATGCGACCACGCTTAATTCAAAGATCAAAAGCTACAACATTCAGATAGAAAATTAG
- a CDS encoding methyltransferase domain-containing protein, with the protein MYDSFAKYYDMLFAPAERLFLARLRQETLSLVPDEARTLEIGTGTGANFRHYGNFQSPVASELSAEMLQYASSKRSVVSLVRADAQYLPFAADSFDAAFATLVFCSIPEPKRAFAEIIRVVRPGGTVVLLEHVRPNGILGRFFDVLNLATTALIDDHFNRQTARTAEECGLELVDVQQSFAGVINIINCRVALH; encoded by the coding sequence GTGTACGACAGTTTCGCAAAATACTACGACATGCTGTTCGCCCCGGCAGAGCGGTTGTTTCTCGCCCGATTGCGTCAAGAGACTCTTTCATTGGTCCCCGATGAAGCACGTACGCTGGAAATTGGCACAGGCACCGGTGCGAACTTTCGGCATTACGGAAACTTTCAGTCACCGGTGGCAAGTGAGCTATCGGCTGAAATGCTGCAATACGCTTCGTCGAAGAGATCTGTGGTTTCTCTTGTTCGCGCGGATGCTCAGTATCTGCCGTTTGCAGCTGATAGCTTTGATGCCGCGTTCGCGACCTTGGTTTTTTGCTCGATACCTGAGCCTAAAAGAGCATTCGCAGAGATCATCCGGGTTGTCAGGCCGGGAGGGACCGTGGTTTTGCTGGAGCACGTGAGGCCTAACGGCATTCTTGGAAGATTTTTTGACGTATTGAATCTTGCGACAACCGCCTTGATCGATGACCATTTCAATCGCCAAACTGCCCGGACCGCTGAAGAATGCGGTTTAGAATTGGTAGATGTGCAGCAGAGTTTTGCGGGTGTGATCAACATCATCAACTGCAGAGTGGCCCTGCATTAG
- the sppA gene encoding signal peptide peptidase SppA, protein MAMSKSAKVLLLLGGLFIGLFIIAIVALLFAATSMNRPSVSDNSVLLLNISGSMPDFVPDDPFAKALGMQQPQSFTGLLTQLRKAKVDSRIGAVMLEINFPDIGWAKADELRNAIADFKYSGKPVYAYMEIGTNREYYIATAADRIFLPPPGDLYINGFAAEAMFYKGSLDKLGIEADVIQIGPKYKNAPDRYTRTEMSEGQREVINAVLDEYYSRFTNAIAETRKKPIEDVKAAIDTAPHNAPQALKLGLIDGALYREHVDEELRRALNYRDNEPLRTIRASQYKEIPSESLGLNNGEKVAVIFASGAINVGKSGSGPLAGEMVGSDTVVKAVNDAANDKSVKAIVLRVDSPGGSALASDLMWNALENAKKSKPVVVSMADAAASGGYYIACNANKIVAQPSTITGSIGVFLGKPVIKGLYDWLGISSEYVMRGRNAGIFRETVKWTPEEREKMTDQANIIYFDNFIPKVASGRGKSVEEIDTIGQGRVWTGTQAKENGLVDEFGGLEKAIEIARDLAGLPSDRDVKRVVFPAPRPFIETLLNTEESMLFSGAKTEKMIADSLPADVRRAFRYSSLFDRMTTGDAMLIMPYELRIK, encoded by the coding sequence ATGGCAATGTCAAAATCGGCTAAGGTCCTTTTGCTTCTGGGTGGTTTGTTTATTGGACTGTTCATAATTGCAATTGTCGCTCTATTATTTGCGGCGACTTCAATGAACAGGCCGTCGGTTTCGGACAATAGCGTCCTCCTGCTGAATATAAGCGGCTCGATGCCTGATTTTGTCCCGGACGACCCATTTGCCAAGGCACTGGGAATGCAGCAGCCGCAGTCTTTCACGGGCCTTCTAACGCAGTTGCGAAAAGCAAAAGTAGACAGCCGGATCGGTGCCGTTATGTTGGAGATCAACTTCCCCGACATCGGCTGGGCCAAGGCCGACGAACTGCGGAACGCCATCGCTGATTTCAAGTATTCCGGAAAACCGGTCTATGCGTACATGGAGATCGGCACAAATCGCGAATACTACATCGCGACCGCTGCCGACAGGATCTTTCTGCCTCCGCCGGGCGATCTCTATATAAACGGATTTGCCGCAGAGGCGATGTTCTATAAAGGCTCGCTGGACAAGCTGGGTATCGAGGCCGACGTGATCCAAATAGGCCCGAAATATAAGAACGCACCCGACCGCTACACACGCACGGAGATGTCAGAGGGCCAGCGCGAGGTGATAAATGCCGTTCTGGACGAATATTATTCGCGCTTTACGAATGCCATCGCCGAAACTCGCAAAAAGCCGATCGAGGACGTCAAGGCCGCTATCGACACTGCCCCGCACAACGCCCCGCAGGCATTGAAACTCGGGCTGATCGACGGTGCACTGTATCGCGAACATGTTGACGAAGAACTGCGGAGAGCTCTGAACTATCGCGATAATGAGCCTCTAAGGACCATTCGAGCATCACAATACAAGGAGATCCCGTCTGAGAGTCTCGGGCTGAACAACGGCGAGAAGGTCGCTGTCATATTCGCTTCCGGTGCGATCAATGTAGGAAAGTCGGGCAGCGGGCCCCTAGCAGGCGAGATGGTAGGTTCGGATACCGTCGTGAAAGCCGTTAACGACGCCGCTAACGACAAATCGGTGAAAGCTATTGTTCTCCGCGTTGATTCGCCCGGCGGTTCGGCCCTTGCTTCGGACCTGATGTGGAATGCACTGGAAAATGCCAAGAAGAGCAAACCTGTTGTTGTTTCAATGGCAGATGCAGCAGCATCAGGCGGCTACTACATTGCGTGCAATGCCAACAAGATCGTGGCCCAGCCATCCACCATTACAGGATCGATCGGTGTATTCCTTGGCAAGCCCGTGATCAAGGGACTATATGATTGGCTTGGTATTTCGAGCGAATACGTCATGCGCGGCCGTAACGCGGGAATCTTTCGTGAGACAGTAAAATGGACCCCCGAGGAACGCGAAAAGATGACCGATCAAGCAAACATCATCTATTTCGACAACTTTATTCCGAAGGTCGCCTCCGGCCGCGGAAAGTCTGTGGAGGAAATAGACACCATAGGTCAGGGACGTGTCTGGACAGGGACGCAGGCAAAAGAGAACGGACTTGTTGACGAATTCGGAGGCCTTGAAAAAGCTATCGAGATCGCCCGTGATCTTGCCGGCCTGCCTTCAGACAGAGATGTCAAGCGTGTCGTGTTCCCGGCACCGCGGCCTTTTATTGAAACGCTTTTGAACACCGAAGAGTCAATGCTTTTCAGCGGAGCTAAAACAGAGAAGATGATCGCTGACTCTCTGCCTGCCGACGTTCGTCGAGCGTTCCGCTATTCTTCCCTTTTTGACCGAATGACGACAGGCGACGCAATGCTCATAATGCCTTATGAGCTGCGGATAAAGTAG